Proteins encoded in a region of the Candidatus Acetothermia bacterium genome:
- a CDS encoding glycine--tRNA ligase, whose amino-acid sequence MDKVVSLCKRRGFIFQSSEIYGGIGGFWDYGPLGVELKRNVKEAWWRDMVTGHDDTTPPPGMPSAYAMVGLETTIIMHPQVWKASGHYDLFHDMLVDCRHCKARFRADQLQTGQCPLKPSKHPGEHTACDLTEPREFNLMFRTYVGALVDPESEAFLRPETAQGMFVNFKNVLATARVKLPFGIAQTGKSFRNEITPRYFTFRSREFEQMEIEFFCRPAESPQWYAYWRDRRFQWYVSLGLSSERLRLREHGREELSHYSCGTADIEYAFPFLPQGEFGELEGIAHRGDFDLRSHMEGKLVRQGDELVVELGPDGKPRHPGSGKDLTYFDEETQERLIPHVIEPSAGVDRSVLAFLCEAYAEDVVPDENGVPQPRVVLKLHPRLSPVKVAVFPLVKRDGMPEVAMDIYRELKRHWNAFYDEKGSIGRRYRRQDESGTPFCITVDSQTLKDGTVTVRDRDTTLQERVAAKELVTFLREKLGPV is encoded by the coding sequence ATGGACAAGGTCGTTTCGCTGTGTAAACGGCGGGGGTTCATTTTTCAATCGAGCGAGATCTACGGAGGAATCGGCGGGTTCTGGGACTACGGCCCCCTCGGGGTAGAGCTCAAACGGAATGTCAAGGAAGCGTGGTGGCGGGACATGGTCACCGGCCACGACGACACCACCCCGCCCCCGGGGATGCCGTCGGCGTACGCGATGGTCGGCCTGGAAACGACGATCATCATGCATCCCCAGGTGTGGAAGGCAAGCGGCCACTACGATCTGTTCCACGACATGCTCGTGGACTGCCGCCACTGCAAAGCCCGGTTCCGCGCCGATCAGCTCCAAACCGGCCAATGCCCGCTCAAGCCAAGCAAGCACCCCGGTGAGCACACCGCCTGTGACCTCACCGAGCCGCGGGAGTTCAACCTCATGTTCAGGACCTACGTCGGGGCGTTGGTGGACCCGGAGTCGGAGGCGTTCCTGCGGCCGGAGACGGCCCAGGGGATGTTCGTCAACTTCAAGAACGTGCTGGCCACGGCCCGGGTGAAGCTCCCGTTTGGCATCGCCCAGACCGGCAAAAGCTTCCGCAACGAGATCACCCCCCGCTACTTCACGTTTCGTTCCCGCGAGTTCGAGCAGATGGAGATCGAGTTCTTCTGCCGCCCGGCGGAGTCCCCCCAGTGGTACGCGTACTGGCGGGACCGTCGGTTCCAGTGGTACGTGTCCCTGGGGCTCTCCAGCGAGAGGCTCCGCCTGCGCGAGCACGGCCGAGAGGAGCTCAGCCATTACAGTTGCGGTACCGCCGACATCGAATACGCGTTCCCGTTCCTTCCCCAGGGCGAGTTCGGCGAGCTTGAGGGGATCGCGCACCGCGGCGACTTCGACCTCCGCAGCCACATGGAGGGCAAGCTCGTCCGGCAAGGGGACGAGCTCGTGGTGGAGCTGGGCCCGGACGGGAAACCCCGGCACCCGGGGAGCGGGAAGGACCTCACCTACTTCGACGAGGAGACCCAGGAGCGCCTGATCCCCCATGTGATCGAGCCCTCGGCCGGAGTGGATCGGTCGGTGCTCGCGTTCCTGTGCGAGGCGTACGCCGAGGATGTTGTTCCTGACGAGAACGGCGTCCCTCAACCCCGGGTAGTCCTGAAGCTCCATCCGCGTTTGAGCCCGGTCAAGGTGGCGGTGTTCCCGCTCGTCAAGCGTGACGGGATGCCGGAGGTGGCGATGGACATCTACCGCGAGCTCAAACGCCACTGGAACGCGTTCTACGACGAGAAGGGCTCCATCGGCCGCCGCTACCGGCGTCAGGACGAGTCGGGAACGCCGTTCTGCATAACCGTGGACAGCCAGACCCTGAAGGATGGGACGGTCACCGTGCGCGACCGCGACACCACCCTCCAGGAGCGGGTGGCAGCCAAGGAGTTGGTGACGTTCCTGCGGGAGAAGCTGGGGCCGGTGTAG
- a CDS encoding S49 family peptidase: MLGYIAFALRYGVWKLANLHRRLRWAPDYVLFVLDGTYPDLRPPRAGFVQRKLFPPETSLQDLAERFRAVAGDPRVRGVVLNLRFLDMPLPQLQTLRDLIAELQAAGKRVVAWSTRYDTASYYVACAADEILLQPGGGIAPLGLRQGFLFLADALEHLGIQADVVQISPYKTAFDTVARSSMSAEMREMVDWLMDDRYAQLLQGIATGRRMDEGRATALVDNAPYTDLGAVEAGAVDRLAREEDLPAYLGTANRPARLLPWEEARPRVRRPPLPRPGRYVAVLRIEGTIVDGRSRRPPWKPPVRVPLVGGPRAGDLTVVQEARRALADRRAAAVVVYVDSGGGSATASEAMAAALSKLAAKKPVVVAMGAVAGSGGYYVATPACWIVAQPGTITGSIGVLAAKIVTAGLLDKLRSHRELITRGQHAAFYDPGRPFSDEERKKVWESIHRTYDVFVDRVQDARRLSREALDISGRGRVWTGRQARERGLVDELGGVEAALARARTLAGLHPRAPAREVKVGKRWLAPAQERATLLEYALEGLRALERAGPLLLCPLLWSDEGEGP; this comes from the coding sequence ATGCTCGGTTACATCGCGTTTGCCCTGCGGTATGGGGTGTGGAAGCTTGCTAACCTCCATCGTCGGCTGCGGTGGGCCCCGGACTACGTGCTGTTCGTCCTCGACGGCACGTACCCCGACCTTCGCCCCCCGCGGGCCGGTTTCGTCCAGCGCAAGCTGTTCCCGCCCGAGACGAGCCTCCAGGACCTGGCCGAGCGGTTCCGCGCCGTGGCCGGCGACCCGCGCGTGCGGGGCGTGGTGCTCAACTTGCGGTTCTTGGACATGCCTCTCCCGCAGCTGCAAACGCTGCGCGACCTGATCGCGGAGCTTCAAGCGGCTGGGAAACGGGTGGTGGCTTGGTCTACCCGGTACGACACCGCCAGCTACTACGTGGCCTGCGCCGCCGACGAGATCCTGCTGCAGCCCGGCGGGGGGATCGCCCCGCTTGGGCTCCGGCAGGGGTTCCTGTTCCTGGCCGATGCCCTGGAGCATCTGGGGATCCAGGCCGATGTGGTCCAGATCAGTCCGTACAAGACGGCCTTCGACACGGTGGCCCGGAGCAGCATGTCCGCGGAGATGCGGGAGATGGTGGACTGGCTCATGGACGACCGCTACGCTCAGCTCCTCCAGGGCATTGCCACTGGGCGGCGCATGGACGAGGGCCGCGCCACGGCGCTCGTGGACAACGCGCCGTACACCGACCTTGGGGCGGTGGAGGCAGGGGCGGTGGACCGCCTGGCCCGCGAGGAGGACCTGCCGGCATACCTGGGGACCGCCAACCGTCCGGCCCGCCTGCTCCCGTGGGAGGAGGCGCGCCCGCGCGTGCGGCGGCCGCCCCTTCCCCGTCCAGGCCGCTATGTGGCTGTGCTCCGGATCGAGGGGACCATCGTGGACGGCCGGAGCCGGCGGCCGCCGTGGAAGCCCCCGGTGCGGGTGCCGCTCGTGGGGGGACCCCGCGCCGGGGACCTCACCGTGGTCCAGGAGGCACGCCGGGCCCTGGCCGACAGGCGTGCGGCGGCGGTGGTGGTGTACGTTGACTCCGGCGGCGGCTCGGCCACGGCGTCGGAAGCGATGGCCGCGGCCCTGAGCAAGCTCGCGGCGAAGAAGCCGGTGGTGGTGGCGATGGGGGCGGTGGCCGGGTCCGGAGGCTACTACGTGGCTACCCCGGCGTGCTGGATCGTGGCCCAGCCGGGGACCATCACCGGGTCCATCGGCGTCCTCGCCGCGAAGATCGTCACCGCAGGCCTCCTCGATAAGCTCCGGTCCCACCGGGAACTGATCACCCGCGGGCAGCACGCCGCGTTCTACGACCCCGGACGGCCGTTCAGCGATGAGGAACGAAAGAAGGTCTGGGAGAGCATTCACCGCACCTACGACGTGTTCGTGGACCGGGTGCAGGACGCGCGCCGCCTGTCGCGGGAAGCGCTGGACATCAGCGGTCGCGGCCGCGTGTGGACGGGCCGGCAGGCACGGGAACGGGGCCTGGTGGACGAGCTGGGCGGGGTCGAGGCGGCGCTGGCCAGGGCCCGGACCCTGGCCGGGCTGCACCCGCGGGCACCGGCGCGGGAGGTCAAGGTGGGCAAGCGGTGGCTGGCACCGGCTCAAGAACGGGCAACGCTCCTGGAGTATGCCCTGGAGGGGTTGCGCGCCCTGGAGCGCGCTGGCCCGCTCCTCCTATGCCCGCTCCTGTGGTCCGACGAGGGCGAAGGACCGTGA
- a CDS encoding 3-isopropylmalate dehydratase large subunit — protein MEPGQIVTARPDLGMSHDNTAAIVQLFHKIGLKRVKEPGKFVVILDHVVPAASVEYAQNHKDIREFVREQGIRFYDVGRGVCHQVVVEEGLARPGDLILGADSHTPTYGALGAFSAGIGRSEMAALWATGELWLKVPTSFRIELEGELPELVTAKDVILYLIGKLGADGALYRSVEFAGSIVERMGIPDRMVMANMAAEMGAKNAFIAPDETTFAYLADRTKDAFTPIYPDPDAVYEKVMRFDVGDLEPQVACPPDVDHVVPISQVAGKKVDQVVLGTCTNGRIEDLRLAAEVMSGRPVADGVRMIVLPASQEVWLQAAEEGLLAEFVAAGALVLNPGCGPCLGAHQGILAPGEVGLATSNRNFKGRMGSPEAELYLGSPAVAAAAAVTGKITDPRALG, from the coding sequence GTGGAGCCGGGCCAGATCGTGACCGCGCGGCCGGACCTCGGGATGTCCCACGACAACACCGCGGCCATCGTCCAGCTCTTCCACAAGATCGGCCTCAAACGGGTGAAGGAGCCGGGGAAGTTCGTGGTGATCCTCGACCACGTGGTCCCGGCAGCGAGCGTGGAGTACGCCCAGAACCACAAGGACATCCGCGAGTTCGTGCGCGAACAGGGAATCCGGTTCTACGACGTCGGCCGCGGCGTCTGCCACCAGGTGGTGGTGGAGGAAGGGTTAGCTCGACCGGGGGACCTCATCCTCGGGGCGGACTCCCATACCCCGACGTATGGGGCGCTGGGTGCGTTCTCGGCCGGCATCGGCCGCTCCGAGATGGCCGCCCTGTGGGCGACGGGCGAGCTGTGGCTCAAGGTGCCGACGAGCTTCAGGATCGAGCTCGAGGGGGAGCTCCCTGAGCTGGTGACGGCCAAGGATGTGATCCTATACTTGATCGGCAAGCTCGGCGCTGACGGAGCCCTGTATCGGTCGGTGGAGTTCGCCGGTTCGATCGTGGAGAGGATGGGCATCCCCGACCGGATGGTGATGGCGAACATGGCCGCGGAGATGGGGGCCAAGAACGCGTTCATCGCTCCCGACGAGACCACGTTCGCCTACCTCGCCGACCGGACCAAGGATGCGTTCACCCCCATCTACCCCGACCCCGATGCGGTGTACGAGAAAGTGATGCGGTTCGACGTGGGCGACCTCGAGCCCCAGGTGGCCTGTCCGCCGGACGTGGACCACGTAGTGCCGATCTCCCAAGTGGCGGGGAAGAAGGTGGACCAGGTCGTGTTGGGAACGTGCACCAACGGGCGGATCGAGGACCTGCGCCTGGCAGCCGAGGTGATGTCCGGGCGGCCGGTGGCGGATGGGGTCCGGATGATCGTGCTCCCCGCATCGCAGGAGGTGTGGTTGCAGGCGGCGGAGGAGGGGCTGCTCGCCGAGTTCGTGGCCGCCGGGGCACTCGTGCTCAACCCGGGCTGCGGACCGTGCTTGGGGGCCCATCAGGGGATCCTCGCCCCGGGGGAGGTGGGTCTCGCCACCTCCAACCGCAACTTCAAGGGGCGGATGGGGTCACCGGAGGCGGAGCTGTACCTGGGGTCGCCGGCGGTGGCGGCCGCGGCGGCGGTGACGGGGAAGATCACCGATCCCCGCGCGCTGGGGTAG
- a CDS encoding HD domain-containing protein codes for MNEEIRKLLPEVDWIEDRTLRDAVLDTYARALAEGGWKPADMARMPFTLLKASGISYLEHVRAVTKIARAAYDTFREEFGDRVPLNRDVLIAGALLHDVGKLVEVAEAGGKFQKSRSGKALRHPFSGAALAYAAGLPPEVVHIIAVHSKEGDPYPRSPEGAVVHHADFITFDTIQGP; via the coding sequence ATGAACGAGGAAATCAGGAAGCTCCTGCCAGAGGTGGATTGGATCGAGGACCGGACGCTCCGGGACGCGGTGTTGGACACGTACGCCCGGGCCCTGGCCGAGGGCGGCTGGAAGCCAGCGGACATGGCGCGGATGCCGTTCACCCTGCTCAAGGCCTCGGGCATCAGCTACCTCGAGCACGTGCGGGCGGTGACCAAGATCGCCCGTGCCGCGTACGACACGTTTCGCGAGGAGTTTGGCGACCGGGTGCCCCTGAACCGCGACGTGCTCATCGCCGGGGCCCTCCTCCACGACGTGGGCAAGCTCGTGGAAGTTGCGGAGGCAGGAGGCAAGTTCCAGAAGTCCCGGTCCGGGAAGGCGCTGCGGCACCCGTTCTCTGGTGCGGCCCTCGCCTACGCGGCCGGGCTCCCCCCAGAGGTGGTGCACATCATCGCCGTGCACTCCAAGGAAGGAGACCCGTACCCCCGCTCCCCAGAGGGGGCGGTGGTTCACCACGCCGACTTCATCACGTTCGACACCATCCAAGGGCCGTGA
- the citF gene encoding citrate lyase subunit alpha — protein MPVNAVGREIPETIAGKPVRPFQGAFATVPQGHRVGGPLKTTRPGAGKLAPSLEEAIRRSGLRDGMTISFHHCFRDGDKLVLQVVDTCARLGIKDLRLFATALFPCHEPLVRHIQDGVLTRIEGSMNGPIGAYVSQGGKLKEPPVLRSHGGRWRAVACGEVKIDVAFIAASEADPYGNANGIHGPNACGPISFSVIDSWCADHVVVVTDNLVPYPAVPPTIEQGYVDQVAVVDQVGDPAGIVTGTLRVTRSPTELRIAKLAVDAVAAAGLIREGMSFQAGAGGTSLAAQEILARKMARAGVHAAFAIGGTTKYLVAMLKEGLVRTILDGQAFDGEAVESLRTNPRHQPITPGFYADYNSLGCATYMLDFAFLGGTEVDLAFNVNVNTHSDGQLLHGIGGHQDVAAGARVTVITMPTLRGRVPMIRDQVATVTAPGEVIDLVVTERGIAVNPRRPDLAEDLRRAGLPVRTLEEMKAAAERLVGKGKSPIFGDEIVGVIQWRDGTIIDVVRKVEGWA, from the coding sequence ATGCCGGTTAACGCTGTGGGTCGGGAGATCCCTGAGACCATCGCCGGGAAACCGGTGCGTCCGTTCCAGGGGGCGTTCGCCACCGTGCCCCAGGGCCACCGGGTCGGGGGGCCGCTCAAGACCACCCGCCCGGGGGCGGGCAAGCTCGCCCCGAGCCTGGAGGAGGCGATCCGCCGCTCTGGGCTCAGGGACGGGATGACCATCTCCTTCCACCACTGCTTCCGCGACGGGGACAAGCTGGTGCTCCAGGTGGTGGACACCTGCGCCCGCCTCGGGATCAAGGACCTGCGGCTGTTCGCCACCGCCCTGTTCCCTTGCCACGAGCCCCTCGTCCGGCACATCCAGGACGGGGTGCTCACCCGCATCGAGGGTTCGATGAACGGCCCGATCGGGGCCTACGTGTCCCAGGGCGGGAAGCTCAAGGAACCTCCGGTGCTCCGCTCCCACGGCGGTCGGTGGCGGGCGGTGGCCTGCGGCGAGGTCAAGATCGACGTCGCGTTCATCGCCGCCTCCGAGGCCGACCCATACGGCAACGCCAACGGGATCCACGGTCCCAACGCGTGCGGGCCGATCTCGTTCTCGGTGATCGATTCCTGGTGTGCCGACCACGTGGTGGTGGTCACCGATAACCTCGTACCGTATCCGGCAGTGCCCCCCACGATCGAGCAGGGGTACGTGGACCAGGTGGCGGTGGTGGACCAGGTCGGCGACCCGGCCGGGATCGTCACCGGCACCCTGCGCGTCACCCGCTCGCCCACCGAGCTCAGGATCGCCAAGCTCGCCGTAGACGCGGTGGCCGCCGCAGGGCTGATCCGGGAGGGGATGAGCTTCCAGGCCGGCGCCGGGGGGACTTCGCTCGCTGCCCAGGAGATCCTCGCCCGCAAGATGGCGAGAGCCGGTGTGCACGCGGCGTTCGCCATCGGTGGGACGACGAAGTACCTGGTGGCGATGCTCAAGGAGGGCCTGGTGAGGACGATCCTCGATGGCCAGGCGTTCGATGGCGAGGCCGTGGAGTCCCTGCGCACAAATCCGCGGCACCAGCCGATCACCCCTGGGTTCTACGCCGACTACAACTCCCTCGGGTGCGCCACGTACATGCTGGACTTCGCGTTCCTCGGAGGGACCGAGGTCGACCTCGCGTTCAACGTCAACGTGAACACCCACTCCGACGGACAGCTTCTCCATGGGATCGGTGGGCACCAGGACGTGGCCGCCGGGGCCCGCGTGACGGTGATCACCATGCCCACCCTGCGCGGCCGGGTGCCGATGATCCGGGACCAGGTTGCCACCGTCACCGCCCCCGGCGAGGTGATCGACCTCGTGGTCACCGAGCGGGGGATCGCCGTGAACCCGCGCCGCCCGGACCTCGCCGAGGACCTCAGGCGGGCGGGGCTCCCGGTGCGAACCCTTGAGGAGATGAAGGCGGCGGCGGAGCGGCTGGTGGGGAAAGGGAAGAGCCCGATATTCGGCGACGAGATCGTGGGCGTGATCCAGTGGCGGGACGGCACGATCATCGACGTGGTGCGGAAGGTGGAGGGTTGGGCATGA
- the citD gene encoding citrate lyase acyl carrier protein, whose amino-acid sequence MRLEREAIAGTEERSDALVRVRPGEGLTIAVRSKSGPMYQERIEAVVRETLTRYGVGGAAVEVIEAGAYDHVIAARVEAALARATGGGEAFHQPLPLVATRQATARDRLRRSRLYVPGGNARLLAFAESFGPDCLLLDLEDAVAPGEKDAARFLVRRTLATMDFGGTELWVRINPLDRGGREDLRVVVGGRPHGVCLPKAESPVQVTELAGLLYELEGRYGLPWRLWIMPIVESPRGVLAAFDIAQASERVVCLAFGAEDYTREVGCSRSGEALLWARSHLVAAAKAAGVQASDTVFPDVEDEAGLRVETLSARNLGFDGKGVIHPLQIDSVHEVFAPSPDEVAWARGVVEAAEAAEEQGLGAVTYQGRLVDRPVLLRAKRTLAMAQALGMEVGNAG is encoded by the coding sequence ATGCGACTGGAACGGGAAGCGATCGCTGGCACCGAGGAACGATCGGACGCCCTGGTGCGGGTGCGCCCGGGAGAAGGGCTGACCATCGCCGTGCGCTCCAAGTCCGGCCCCATGTACCAGGAGCGCATCGAGGCCGTGGTTCGGGAAACCCTGACCCGTTACGGGGTGGGCGGGGCGGCGGTGGAGGTGATCGAGGCCGGGGCCTACGACCACGTGATCGCGGCCCGGGTCGAGGCAGCGCTCGCGCGGGCCACCGGTGGTGGGGAGGCGTTCCATCAACCGCTCCCGCTCGTCGCCACCCGCCAAGCCACGGCCCGCGACCGCCTGCGCCGCAGCCGCCTCTATGTCCCCGGCGGGAACGCCCGGTTGCTCGCGTTCGCCGAGTCGTTCGGGCCGGACTGCCTGCTCCTCGACCTCGAGGACGCGGTAGCCCCAGGGGAGAAGGACGCGGCCCGGTTCCTGGTGCGGCGGACCCTGGCGACGATGGACTTCGGTGGGACCGAGCTGTGGGTGCGCATCAACCCCCTCGACCGGGGCGGACGGGAGGACCTCAGGGTGGTGGTCGGTGGTCGGCCCCACGGGGTTTGTCTCCCCAAAGCGGAGTCCCCGGTCCAGGTGACGGAACTGGCCGGGCTCCTCTACGAGCTCGAAGGCCGGTACGGTCTGCCGTGGCGCCTGTGGATCATGCCGATCGTCGAGTCCCCCCGCGGGGTGCTCGCCGCGTTCGACATCGCCCAGGCCTCGGAGCGGGTGGTCTGTCTCGCGTTCGGGGCCGAGGACTACACCCGCGAAGTGGGCTGCAGCCGGTCCGGGGAAGCCCTTCTGTGGGCGCGGTCCCACCTCGTGGCCGCGGCCAAGGCCGCTGGGGTCCAGGCTTCGGACACGGTGTTCCCCGACGTCGAGGACGAGGCCGGCCTGCGCGTCGAGACCCTGAGCGCGAGGAACCTCGGGTTCGACGGGAAGGGCGTGATCCATCCGTTGCAGATCGACTCCGTGCACGAGGTGTTCGCCCCCAGCCCCGACGAGGTGGCGTGGGCCCGCGGGGTGGTGGAAGCGGCCGAGGCCGCGGAGGAACAGGGCCTGGGGGCGGTCACGTACCAGGGGCGGTTGGTGGACCGGCCGGTGCTCCTGCGCGCGAAGAGGACGCTCGCCATGGCCCAGGCCCTGGGGATGGAGGTGGGCAATGCCGGTTAA
- the argF gene encoding ornithine carbamoyltransferase, with the protein MKRDLVSLADWSTEEIWEVRDLAAHLKRELRSGISHEHVLRGKTLAMIFQKPSLRTRVSFEVGMTQLGGHALCLGPDDIRLGERETIEDIAIVLSQYVDGIMARVFEHEIVEELARYATVPVINGLSDLLHPCQALADMLTIWEKKRELRGLTIAFVGDGNNVAHSLINASAKLGLRFRIACPAGYEPKPEIVDAARALGAEVEILYDPKQAARGADVLYADVWTSMGQEKSAEERRHAFQGFTIDLNLLEMAKPGALVMHCLPAHYGEEITYEASRAPGSVIFDQAANRLHAQKAVLALLLA; encoded by the coding sequence GTGAAACGCGATCTCGTATCCCTTGCGGATTGGTCGACTGAGGAGATCTGGGAGGTCCGCGACCTCGCCGCCCACCTGAAGCGGGAGCTCAGGAGCGGGATCTCTCACGAGCACGTGCTCCGCGGCAAGACCCTGGCGATGATCTTCCAGAAGCCGTCCTTGCGCACCCGCGTCTCGTTCGAGGTGGGGATGACCCAGCTCGGGGGCCACGCCCTCTGCCTCGGGCCGGATGACATCAGGCTCGGCGAGCGGGAGACCATCGAGGACATCGCGATCGTCCTCTCCCAGTACGTGGACGGGATCATGGCCCGCGTGTTCGAGCACGAGATCGTCGAGGAGTTGGCGCGCTACGCCACCGTGCCCGTGATCAACGGGCTGTCGGACCTCCTCCATCCCTGTCAGGCGCTCGCGGACATGCTCACGATCTGGGAGAAGAAGCGGGAGCTCCGGGGGCTGACGATCGCGTTCGTCGGGGACGGGAACAACGTTGCCCACTCCCTGATCAACGCCTCGGCCAAGCTGGGCCTTCGGTTCCGCATCGCCTGTCCCGCCGGCTACGAGCCCAAGCCCGAGATCGTGGACGCGGCCCGGGCGCTGGGGGCCGAGGTGGAGATCCTCTACGACCCGAAGCAGGCCGCCCGGGGGGCGGATGTGCTGTACGCCGACGTGTGGACGAGCATGGGCCAGGAGAAGAGCGCCGAGGAGCGGCGGCACGCGTTCCAGGGGTTCACGATCGACCTCAACCTCCTGGAGATGGCCAAGCCTGGGGCCCTCGTGATGCACTGCCTGCCTGCCCACTACGGGGAGGAGATCACCTACGAGGCGTCCCGGGCCCCGGGGTCGGTGATCTTCGATCAGGCCGCCAACCGCCTCCACGCCCAGAAGGCGGTCCTGGCGCTCTTGCTGGCGTAG